In a single window of the Candidatus Nanosynbacter featherlites genome:
- a CDS encoding sortase — MKIKRTKTTKDYLILGIALALLVGGGYLLITIFSPFFATQFIDPKNNETTKVLQKTTDEFHPENRIYIPAINVNIPYKTGGAEVLELTAWWRKPENGNPKDGGNFIVAAHRFQIGPTPQRTINNSPFYNINKLKVGDSITVDYDGKRYEYSIYDIYKVKPDAIEIEERTDQPRLTLYSCSLGGSFDKREVIIAVPK; from the coding sequence GTGAAGATTAAACGTACTAAAACGACAAAAGATTATCTCATATTAGGTATAGCATTAGCATTATTGGTAGGTGGCGGATATTTGCTCATTACTATTTTTAGCCCCTTTTTTGCCACACAGTTCATCGACCCCAAGAACAACGAGACAACCAAGGTTCTACAAAAAACAACTGATGAATTCCACCCAGAAAATCGCATTTACATCCCGGCTATCAATGTCAATATCCCCTACAAAACAGGTGGCGCAGAAGTGTTAGAGCTAACTGCCTGGTGGCGCAAACCAGAAAATGGTAATCCCAAAGATGGTGGAAATTTCATCGTTGCTGCTCACCGCTTCCAGATTGGACCAACACCACAACGCACCATTAATAACTCTCCGTTCTACAACATCAACAAACTCAAAGTTGGTGACTCTATCACGGTTGATTATGATGGTAAACGCTACGAGTACAGCATATATGATATATATAAGGTTAAGCCTGATGCTATTGAGATAGAAGAACGGACCGATCAACCACGCTTGACCCTGTATTCATGTTCCCTGGGTGGTTCATTTGATAAACGCGAAGTCATCATCGCTGTTCCTAAATAG
- the truB gene encoding tRNA pseudouridine(55) synthase TruB — translation MIPNDDIVLIDKPAGMSSFGVVARIRRVLSQQLGKKAKVGHTGTLDPFATGLMILVTGKKCKEAGLFTKLDKWYRAEIILGVTSTTGDPEGELTPVSDHQPTIEAVRQATRQFIGVIEQIPPVFSAIKINGQRAYQLARKGQAVAMPVRQITVYDIEIESYDYPNLYINAHVSSGTYIRTLAEDIGKYLGTGAYCQSLRRTKIANFTIEQAVKLSDFGIEN, via the coding sequence ATGATACCAAATGATGATATTGTGCTCATTGATAAGCCAGCTGGTATGAGCAGTTTTGGTGTGGTCGCCAGAATCAGGAGGGTGCTCAGTCAGCAGCTGGGTAAGAAAGCAAAAGTTGGACACACCGGCACGTTGGATCCGTTTGCTACTGGTCTGATGATTTTGGTGACTGGTAAAAAATGTAAAGAAGCCGGGTTGTTTACTAAGTTAGACAAGTGGTATCGAGCAGAAATCATATTGGGAGTAACCAGCACGACGGGGGATCCTGAAGGGGAGCTTACGCCAGTGTCTGACCACCAGCCGACGATTGAAGCAGTGAGACAAGCGACACGGCAGTTTATTGGGGTGATTGAGCAAATCCCGCCAGTCTTTAGTGCCATCAAAATCAATGGGCAGCGTGCCTATCAATTGGCGCGAAAAGGGCAGGCGGTTGCTATGCCAGTACGGCAGATTACGGTCTATGACATTGAGATTGAATCATATGACTATCCAAACCTATACATCAATGCCCATGTCTCCAGTGGTACATATATTCGCACTCTGGCAGAGGATATTGGGAAATATTTGGGAACCGGCGCTTACTGTCAATCGTTGCGGCGCACGAAAATTGCCAATTTTACCATCGAACAAGCAGTAAAACTGTCGGATTTTGGCATAGAGAACTAG
- the rpsO gene encoding 30S ribosomal protein S15 gives MISKENKQKAIALTQVGKNDVGSPQVQISILTARIKEVTEHLKVNKHDFMARRGLVQMVGKRKRLLKYLERTDFESYKQVLATLGLRK, from the coding sequence ATGATCAGTAAAGAGAACAAGCAAAAAGCGATTGCTTTGACTCAGGTTGGCAAGAACGACGTCGGTAGCCCACAGGTGCAGATTTCGATTTTGACAGCTCGTATCAAAGAAGTTACAGAGCACTTGAAGGTGAATAAACACGACTTCATGGCTCGTCGCGGCCTTGTCCAGATGGTAGGTAAGCGTAAACGCCTGCTAAAATACTTGGAGCGAACTGACTTTGAGAGTTACAAGCAAGTGCTGGCTACATTGGGACTGCGCAAATAA
- a CDS encoding YhgE/Pip family protein — translation MVEKLKRLSNRRRANMVRAEWQHLCKNKILLLSMAVISFIPIMYSGFFLGSIWDPYGQVKNLPVAFVNEDKGAQLNGQTANIGQSVEQKLKSNHDLGWEFVNKQQADDGVNSGHFYAVVTVPTDFSAKAASITAAQPQQAVIRYTTTPAKNYIGSLVSNQAAEKVKTSMAEQITQAYAKGVLENVGKLGSGLETAAGGAATLHDGLTQLQAGAQTYTGGVKQLAVNQRAMANGLARLGDGSRQLQAGLGQLSNGLPSESQVAQLTNGMKQLQAGLNQLNTSVHNPSPTLVNQQSKVQSEARDLMQTMQTAAADLTAAGGTLQTLGASAASSGGSTTITLPQIGQLSQALSKTQIITTQAAALLKDLQTLTQSLSTQQAQLQTGISTLNNGVNQLAPNATAALNGYNSVRVANNQLLAGSSSLANGLAQAQTGSQQLANGAGLLDSRSGVLTNGASQLAGGADTLATKLADASRQLKIQPTGAATQQQMANPVKSETTKQGDVPNYGYALAPYVLSLSLFVGAIALNIIYPIRKTFAEQENAFRWWLAKASVTGMAAFVQATILMLIMVYCLGLVPDHPGHFIGAIYLTSFVYMSIVSLLVIVLDNPGRFLAMVLLVLQLGSSEGTFPIQTANGFFQAVNPLVPMTYSIRALRQAISGGLGSSFYDNGMWVLAGFLLAANLLTIGFFIYRGKRKFAHTSVDGDD, via the coding sequence ATGGTTGAAAAATTAAAGCGGCTGTCAAATAGACGCCGCGCTAATATGGTGCGAGCTGAATGGCAGCACCTCTGCAAGAATAAAATATTACTGCTGTCGATGGCGGTTATCTCGTTTATTCCGATTATGTACAGCGGTTTTTTCTTGGGTTCAATCTGGGATCCGTACGGACAGGTGAAAAATTTGCCGGTGGCGTTTGTCAATGAGGACAAAGGTGCACAGCTGAACGGCCAAACGGCCAATATTGGGCAATCGGTTGAGCAAAAACTCAAAAGTAATCATGATTTGGGCTGGGAATTTGTAAATAAACAGCAGGCTGATGACGGGGTTAATAGTGGGCATTTCTATGCGGTGGTGACTGTTCCGACAGATTTTTCGGCAAAAGCGGCGTCGATTACTGCTGCTCAACCGCAGCAAGCGGTGATTCGCTATACGACTACGCCAGCCAAGAACTACATCGGTTCGCTGGTCAGCAATCAAGCGGCTGAAAAAGTTAAAACGTCGATGGCTGAGCAAATTACTCAGGCGTACGCTAAAGGTGTGTTGGAGAATGTAGGTAAACTTGGCAGCGGTTTGGAGACGGCAGCGGGCGGCGCAGCTACTTTGCACGACGGTTTGACGCAGCTGCAAGCGGGCGCGCAGACGTATACTGGCGGTGTTAAACAATTGGCGGTAAATCAGCGGGCGATGGCTAATGGCTTAGCGCGGCTCGGTGATGGATCGCGCCAATTGCAGGCAGGCTTGGGGCAATTGTCGAACGGTTTGCCAAGCGAATCACAAGTTGCGCAGTTAACAAACGGTATGAAACAGTTACAGGCAGGCCTTAATCAATTAAATACCAGCGTCCATAATCCATCGCCGACGCTTGTTAATCAGCAGAGCAAAGTGCAGAGTGAAGCACGAGATCTGATGCAAACTATGCAAACGGCAGCAGCGGATTTGACGGCAGCAGGCGGGACGCTACAGACACTAGGAGCTAGTGCGGCAAGCTCTGGCGGTTCGACAACTATAACTTTGCCGCAAATTGGCCAGCTTTCCCAGGCGCTTAGCAAAACGCAAATAATTACTACTCAAGCAGCCGCACTGCTTAAAGATTTGCAGACGCTTACTCAAAGTTTGTCAACGCAGCAAGCACAATTGCAAACCGGCATTTCTACGCTGAACAACGGCGTTAACCAGCTGGCGCCAAATGCAACCGCTGCCCTTAATGGTTATAACAGCGTCAGAGTAGCGAATAACCAATTGCTGGCTGGCTCGTCATCGCTGGCGAATGGTCTGGCGCAGGCGCAAACTGGCAGCCAACAACTAGCGAACGGTGCGGGTCTATTAGACAGCCGCTCTGGTGTACTAACGAATGGCGCGTCGCAATTGGCGGGCGGCGCGGATACTCTGGCTACGAAGCTAGCAGACGCTTCCCGGCAACTCAAAATACAACCAACTGGCGCAGCCACCCAGCAGCAAATGGCTAATCCAGTGAAGTCGGAAACGACCAAGCAGGGCGACGTGCCGAACTACGGCTATGCGCTGGCGCCGTACGTGTTGTCGCTGAGCTTGTTTGTCGGGGCGATTGCTCTGAATATTATTTATCCAATCCGCAAAACTTTTGCCGAACAAGAGAACGCCTTTCGCTGGTGGTTGGCTAAAGCTTCGGTTACTGGTATGGCGGCTTTCGTTCAGGCAACAATTTTGATGCTGATCATGGTTTACTGCCTGGGTCTAGTGCCAGACCACCCGGGGCATTTCATCGGGGCGATTTATTTAACGTCGTTTGTCTATATGTCGATTGTGTCGCTGTTGGTAATTGTGCTGGACAATCCAGGACGCTTCCTAGCGATGGTACTATTAGTATTGCAGCTGGGGTCAAGCGAGGGAACATTCCCGATTCAAACAGCCAATGGCTTTTTCCAGGCGGTTAATCCGCTGGTGCCGATGACTTATTCTATTCGGGCGTTGCGTCAGGCTATTTCGGGAGGCTTAGGCAGTTCGTTCTATGACAATGGCATGTGGGTGCTAGCGGGATTCTTGTTGGCGGCTAACTTGTTAACGATCGGCTTCTTTATCTACCGCGGTAAGCGTAAGTTTGCTCATACTTCGGTGGATGGCGACGATTAA
- a CDS encoding ribonuclease J — protein sequence MGQRRLATPQKDDAKKRPQSKKSNNAVLNSTTTRKGEVFRAQRRTSENVNLRASQHVINIPVNKSVYNGYGGEQFSAKMQPKRTRGGKPKLRIIPIGGVGEMGIGKNMNAIEYDDEIIIVDMGFLFPGSDYPGINYITPDITWLEENKHKIKAHVFTHGHLDHIGSFRHFIHRIPAPVYASKFTIGMLDKSLADADTDFQPDFWVMDPLSHEIVQVSKHFSVELVRVNHSIPDSTAVIIRTPLGVIIDSGDWRFEESPVDGQKFDLKRMTEVASKEGVLMFMNESTNCESAGTHTHTEFDIQYSIGQVMDKFSNSRVILSCFSSQVHRLQLILEEAHKHGRKVAFAGFSMIQNLEVALRSGTIKIPKDTVMKMEDIIKLPDSQVTVVCTGSQGEFNAVLNRMATGAHKYMKIKGSDVVVFSSNPIPGNEKNVVRTVDGLMREGSDVIQNGKTHLTGVGPLHLSGHGYYDDHIKLINALNPTYYMPIHGEFHMLVHNARLAEKECGIPRKNIFVCDAGDIIEIDIERQAKKAGRIQVGGVMYDDTGAIVSEVVLKDRIHMSQEGMFVVVLTVQRGTGRLLTSPDIISRGFIYLRDSEELMNMIRQYLKQKAARSFTGKYDLDVVKKEIKDEVTHILYDQTRRTPIVIPVVNEIGGGLKAPGKVSRGAQGTVKSEVDADGSVVPKLPKKRFPAKQVPDTEANDTKARERHNAPAY from the coding sequence ATGGGTCAGCGGCGACTGGCAACACCGCAGAAGGATGATGCTAAAAAGCGTCCTCAGTCGAAAAAAAGTAACAATGCAGTATTAAACAGTACCACTACTCGTAAAGGCGAGGTCTTTCGAGCGCAGCGACGAACGAGCGAGAATGTCAATCTCAGGGCGTCGCAGCACGTAATCAATATCCCGGTAAATAAATCAGTTTATAACGGCTATGGTGGCGAGCAATTTAGTGCCAAAATGCAGCCAAAACGGACTCGTGGCGGCAAGCCAAAACTACGGATTATCCCAATCGGTGGTGTCGGCGAAATGGGTATCGGTAAAAACATGAACGCCATTGAGTACGATGATGAAATTATCATTGTGGATATGGGCTTCCTGTTTCCGGGCAGCGATTATCCAGGTATTAATTACATCACGCCAGATATCACCTGGCTCGAGGAAAATAAGCATAAGATAAAGGCACACGTGTTCACTCACGGACACCTTGATCACATCGGTTCTTTCCGGCACTTTATTCATCGGATTCCAGCACCGGTCTACGCGTCGAAATTTACTATCGGTATGTTAGACAAGTCGCTGGCTGATGCCGATACTGACTTTCAGCCAGACTTTTGGGTGATGGATCCATTGAGCCATGAAATTGTTCAAGTATCGAAGCATTTTTCAGTGGAATTAGTGCGGGTAAACCACTCGATTCCTGATTCAACGGCGGTGATTATTCGGACGCCATTGGGTGTAATAATTGACTCTGGTGACTGGCGATTTGAGGAAAGTCCGGTTGACGGTCAGAAGTTTGACCTCAAGCGCATGACCGAAGTGGCGTCCAAAGAAGGCGTGTTGATGTTCATGAACGAGTCGACCAACTGTGAGTCGGCTGGTACACACACGCACACGGAGTTTGATATTCAATATTCCATCGGCCAAGTGATGGATAAATTTAGTAACAGCCGAGTGATTTTAAGCTGTTTCTCATCACAGGTGCACCGTTTGCAATTGATTTTGGAAGAAGCGCACAAGCACGGGCGTAAGGTGGCGTTCGCTGGCTTTTCGATGATTCAGAACCTGGAAGTGGCGCTGCGCTCAGGGACTATCAAGATTCCGAAAGATACCGTCATGAAGATGGAGGATATCATCAAGTTACCAGACAGCCAGGTTACGGTGGTTTGTACTGGTTCACAGGGTGAGTTTAATGCCGTGTTAAATCGCATGGCGACTGGTGCGCATAAATACATGAAGATCAAAGGCTCTGACGTGGTGGTGTTTAGCTCCAATCCGATTCCGGGTAATGAGAAAAACGTGGTGCGAACCGTTGATGGTTTGATGCGCGAGGGTTCTGATGTGATTCAGAATGGTAAAACGCACTTGACCGGGGTTGGGCCGCTACACTTGTCGGGTCATGGCTACTACGATGATCACATTAAGCTGATTAACGCCTTGAATCCGACGTACTATATGCCAATTCACGGTGAATTCCACATGCTGGTCCACAACGCGCGGCTGGCAGAAAAAGAGTGTGGCATTCCGAGGAAAAATATCTTTGTGTGTGACGCCGGCGATATTATTGAAATTGATATTGAGCGTCAAGCTAAGAAAGCCGGTCGAATTCAAGTTGGTGGTGTGATGTATGACGACACGGGTGCTATCGTCTCTGAAGTAGTACTGAAGGACCGCATTCATATGTCTCAAGAAGGCATGTTTGTGGTGGTGTTGACGGTGCAACGCGGCACGGGTCGGTTATTGACCAGTCCGGATATTATTTCCCGCGGTTTCATCTACCTGCGTGACTCTGAGGAATTGATGAATATGATTCGTCAGTACCTGAAGCAGAAGGCAGCGCGTAGTTTCACTGGCAAGTATGACCTTGACGTGGTGAAGAAGGAGATTAAGGACGAAGTCACGCATATCCTGTACGACCAGACACGCCGAACACCAATTGTCATCCCAGTGGTTAATGAAATTGGTGGAGGCCTAAAGGCGCCAGGAAAAGTTTCTCGTGGTGCGCAGGGAACAGTCAAGTCAGAAGTAGATGCCGACGGTTCAGTCGTTCCAAAACTACCAAAAAAACGATTTCCAGCTAAACAAGTCCCCGACACGGAGGCAAATGACACTAAAGCTCGAGAGCGACACAACGCACCGGCTTATTAG
- a CDS encoding RrF2 family transcriptional regulator — protein sequence MKLSGAVEQACCIMAILADPQRKAPITNDALAEKMLVSPTYLKKISRKLVVAKLITSTQGAVGGFILAREMGQVTLHDVVLAIEGEAPFFQPQGIVERVFASRSRQVEIGMTMIEKVFSEAQEKWNEYLKTVTLADVVKEVMHG from the coding sequence ATGAAACTATCAGGAGCTGTTGAGCAGGCGTGTTGTATCATGGCAATTTTGGCTGACCCGCAGCGAAAAGCGCCGATAACCAACGATGCTTTAGCAGAAAAGATGTTGGTTTCGCCGACGTATTTGAAAAAAATTAGTCGTAAACTAGTGGTAGCAAAGCTAATTACCTCAACACAGGGCGCTGTCGGCGGTTTCATTTTGGCGCGGGAAATGGGCCAAGTGACGCTGCACGATGTGGTGTTGGCGATTGAAGGCGAAGCACCGTTTTTTCAGCCTCAAGGGATTGTCGAACGGGTGTTTGCGTCGCGGTCTCGCCAGGTGGAAATTGGCATGACTATGATTGAAAAAGTCTTTTCCGAGGCGCAAGAGAAGTGGAACGAATATCTAAAGACGGTAACGTTAGCAGACGTTGTCAAGGAGGTAATGCATGGTTGA
- the mutM gene encoding bifunctional DNA-formamidopyrimidine glycosylase/DNA-(apurinic or apyrimidinic site) lyase → MPELPEVETVRRGLAELLPGRVLTRVTVFDSPKSFPNARADVEQFLYGACVTAVRRRAKVLMIDLDTQYSLVVHLKMTGQLIFRGVQSFAGGHPNDSLIGELPDRSTRVQIDFVDGSRLFFNDQRKFGWVKLLPTDEVKNLPFMQKVGPEPLDPNTRAEDFIQRIRRRQNSMIKPAFLDQAVIAGVGNIYADEALWAARLHPQTRVKNVSDQQLNTLFNELRQILQLSIDQGGSTDKNYVDAEGRKGNYLTFAHVFRREGQACHRHPDQEIIKLKVGGRGTHVCPMCQVEAK, encoded by the coding sequence ATGCCTGAGCTGCCAGAAGTTGAGACGGTTCGCCGCGGTTTAGCTGAGCTATTGCCCGGTCGAGTGCTGACGCGAGTAACGGTGTTTGACTCACCAAAAAGCTTCCCAAATGCGCGGGCTGATGTTGAACAATTTTTGTATGGCGCATGCGTAACGGCGGTGCGACGGCGAGCAAAAGTGCTGATGATTGACCTGGATACGCAGTATTCACTGGTGGTACATCTGAAGATGACGGGGCAGCTTATCTTTCGTGGAGTGCAGAGTTTTGCTGGCGGCCATCCGAACGACAGTTTGATTGGCGAGTTGCCAGATCGGTCGACGCGGGTGCAGATTGACTTTGTGGACGGGTCGCGGCTGTTTTTTAACGATCAGCGCAAGTTTGGCTGGGTAAAGTTACTGCCGACTGATGAGGTGAAGAACTTGCCGTTCATGCAAAAAGTCGGCCCAGAACCGCTTGATCCCAATACACGCGCCGAGGATTTCATCCAGCGGATTCGTCGCCGTCAAAACTCGATGATCAAGCCAGCTTTTCTTGACCAGGCAGTGATCGCCGGGGTTGGTAATATTTACGCTGACGAGGCGTTGTGGGCGGCGCGTCTTCATCCGCAAACGCGGGTGAAAAACGTTAGCGACCAGCAGTTGAATACATTATTTAATGAGCTACGGCAAATCTTGCAACTCAGCATCGACCAAGGTGGCTCGACTGATAAAAATTACGTTGATGCCGAGGGTCGGAAGGGAAATTATCTGACATTTGCTCATGTGTTTCGCCGCGAAGGTCAAGCCTGTCATCGCCACCCCGACCAAGAAATCATTAAGCTAAAAGTCGGCGGTCGTGGTACACATGTTTGTCCGATGTGCCAGGTGGAGGCTAAATGA
- the pnp gene encoding polyribonucleotide nucleotidyltransferase has protein sequence MSIINPSGKDIFSVTTEWCGRPLTLEVNRVGFRTTASVVARYGDTVVLGTAMVGSRPVELDYFPLSIDYEEKFYAAGKISGSRFIKREGRPSDEAILIGRLIDRPIRPLFPKGYRQEVQVVSSVLSMDPSFRPDMVAIVAASAALSLTGTPFDGPVAGLRVGHVNGEFKAFLTPEERAVSDLDLVVAGIENGITMVEAGAHEVSEQVIIDAMAWAHQMMQPAIQLQRQLAEKVAPAAQQYELVLPDETIQSEVDAWVDGKFGAAIRRAYPERNELIADIRQAFHDEFTEKLGESYDELRPQYDEAFTLALHKDVRRGIVEDKVRPDGRQLTEIRPLSSEVGFLPRAHGSSLFTRGVTQGMNIVTLAPLSYAQLVDTMEQTDYERRYMHHYNAPGYTVGEVRRLGSPGRREIGHGYLAERALTPVLPSEEEFPYAIRSVTEIMSQNGSTSMAATCSSCLALMDAGVPLKAPVSGIAMGLMMDGDTPYVLSDIADAEDFAGDMDFKVTGTAKGITALQMDMKVHGLPVDILAQAIEQSKAGRAHILEHMLSVLPQPRQALSPYAPRIEKIKINPDKIGAVIGKGGEMINKITSETGAEIDIKEDGLITVASPDGASIEKAMNWIKSLVEEPEVGKIYEGRVVGIKDFGAFVNILPGVDGMVHISKLAEGRVNKVTDVVKEGQTVRVKITGIDERGKINLTMIGL, from the coding sequence ATGAGCATTATTAATCCAAGTGGCAAGGATATTTTTAGTGTTACCACTGAATGGTGTGGTCGACCGCTGACGTTAGAGGTAAATAGGGTCGGTTTTCGTACTACCGCCAGTGTAGTAGCGCGTTACGGCGACACTGTTGTGCTGGGTACGGCGATGGTTGGCTCGCGACCAGTGGAGCTGGATTATTTCCCGCTGTCAATCGATTATGAAGAGAAGTTTTATGCTGCGGGCAAGATTTCCGGCAGTCGATTTATCAAGCGAGAAGGTCGGCCGTCGGATGAGGCAATATTGATTGGGCGGCTGATTGACCGACCAATTCGCCCCCTGTTTCCGAAGGGGTATCGGCAGGAAGTCCAGGTTGTGTCGAGTGTCCTCAGCATGGACCCAAGCTTCCGTCCTGATATGGTGGCGATAGTGGCAGCCAGCGCAGCGCTGAGCCTGACGGGTACACCATTTGATGGACCAGTAGCAGGACTACGTGTGGGTCACGTTAATGGTGAGTTTAAGGCCTTTTTGACCCCTGAGGAGCGTGCAGTAAGCGACTTGGATTTGGTGGTTGCTGGTATTGAGAATGGCATCACCATGGTGGAAGCGGGTGCTCATGAAGTGAGCGAACAAGTGATTATTGATGCAATGGCGTGGGCGCATCAGATGATGCAGCCAGCTATCCAGCTTCAGCGTCAGTTGGCAGAAAAAGTCGCACCAGCTGCACAGCAATACGAACTGGTTCTACCAGATGAAACCATTCAGTCAGAAGTTGACGCGTGGGTTGATGGTAAGTTTGGTGCAGCTATTCGTCGTGCCTACCCAGAGCGCAATGAATTGATCGCGGATATTCGTCAGGCGTTTCATGACGAATTTACCGAAAAACTTGGCGAGAGTTATGATGAACTGCGACCTCAATACGACGAGGCCTTTACATTGGCGCTCCACAAGGACGTACGCCGAGGTATCGTTGAGGACAAGGTGCGTCCAGATGGTCGTCAATTGACGGAAATCCGACCACTCAGCTCAGAAGTTGGTTTCTTACCGCGAGCACACGGATCAAGCTTGTTTACCCGTGGTGTGACCCAGGGTATGAACATCGTTACCTTGGCGCCGCTGAGCTACGCACAGTTGGTGGACACTATGGAGCAGACCGATTACGAACGACGTTATATGCATCACTACAACGCTCCAGGCTACACGGTTGGTGAAGTGCGCCGTTTGGGCAGTCCGGGTCGTCGGGAAATTGGGCATGGCTACTTGGCGGAGCGGGCGTTAACGCCAGTTTTGCCAAGTGAAGAAGAATTCCCATATGCTATTCGTTCGGTAACGGAAATCATGAGTCAGAACGGTTCTACCTCAATGGCAGCAACCTGTTCAAGTTGTTTGGCGCTGATGGATGCGGGTGTGCCACTCAAAGCGCCGGTCTCTGGTATCGCCATGGGCTTAATGATGGATGGTGATACGCCATATGTGCTGAGCGACATTGCTGATGCTGAAGACTTTGCTGGTGATATGGACTTCAAGGTGACGGGTACGGCCAAGGGAATTACCGCCCTTCAGATGGATATGAAGGTGCATGGATTGCCGGTTGACATTTTGGCGCAAGCAATTGAGCAATCAAAAGCTGGCCGAGCGCACATTTTGGAGCATATGTTGTCAGTATTACCACAACCACGCCAAGCATTGAGCCCATACGCACCGCGAATTGAGAAGATTAAGATTAATCCAGACAAGATTGGCGCGGTGATTGGCAAGGGTGGAGAAATGATCAATAAGATCACCTCTGAAACTGGTGCTGAAATTGATATCAAAGAAGACGGTTTAATCACTGTGGCTAGCCCAGATGGCGCATCAATTGAAAAAGCTATGAACTGGATCAAGAGTTTGGTAGAAGAGCCAGAAGTTGGCAAGATCTATGAGGGTCGGGTCGTTGGTATCAAAGACTTTGGTGCTTTTGTGAATATCTTGCCAGGAGTTGATGGTATGGTACACATTTCAAAGCTGGCCGAAGGTCGGGTAAATAAGGTGACTGATGTCGTCAAAGAAGGTCAGACTGTTCGGGTCAAGATAACTGGTATTGACGAGCGCGGTAAGATCAATTTGACGATGATTGGTTTGTAG
- a CDS encoding type II secretion system protein gives MKHKGFTLIEVLIVIAVIAVLASIAIVSYRSVRENGLDAKIRSVVKTVGDAAVLAESRGKQLKSFPMFSAPTGVQSLVPEYLKSDYREGVSSKKAADDEAIFRIFQCQDGGKGFVIYAALNNPTTEDIATFNRIRSACHHNDSQVPTSGSTVYSYAQLF, from the coding sequence ATGAAGCATAAGGGTTTTACACTGATTGAAGTATTAATTGTTATAGCGGTGATTGCTGTTTTGGCATCAATAGCGATTGTTTCGTATCGGTCGGTACGTGAAAATGGGTTGGATGCTAAAATTCGGTCTGTGGTTAAAACTGTAGGTGACGCTGCTGTTTTAGCGGAATCCAGAGGAAAGCAGTTAAAAAGTTTTCCTATGTTTAGTGCGCCAACTGGTGTTCAGAGTCTTGTTCCAGAGTACCTGAAATCTGACTATCGAGAAGGTGTCTCGAGTAAGAAAGCAGCTGATGATGAAGCGATTTTTCGGATATTTCAATGTCAAGATGGCGGCAAAGGGTTTGTAATATACGCTGCTCTCAATAATCCAACAACTGAAGACATAGCGACATTTAATCGTATTCGTTCAGCTTGTCATCATAATGATAGCCAGGTGCCCACCAGTGGTTCCACAGTATATAGCTACGCACAACTGTTCTAG
- the holA gene encoding DNA polymerase III subunit delta: MIHLLHGDNEFEKQAALVALVGDADVVRYDGEELTLADMQEIAIGQTLFSQSAVYVISKLSENFDIWSRLSELPFDDDKTIILVESKLDKRTKTYKWLQKTAKTQEFLPLSDRQKPQLISWCEVQARERSYKLTRTQIGTLIDRLGFDQLRLSNFLDQLSLVEEITDELIDQLVPLARSENVFDLFVAALSKDYETVHNIISYLESESGVDGAYQTMGLLASQATNMAALVLAGGDNKTVAADLSVNPYVLQRLSSSARTVDIEHLRRINDALFQADLQMKTTGVNPWLLIETALVSL; the protein is encoded by the coding sequence ATGATTCATCTTCTCCACGGTGACAATGAGTTTGAGAAACAGGCGGCGTTGGTAGCGCTGGTTGGTGATGCGGACGTCGTGCGGTATGATGGCGAGGAATTAACGCTGGCTGATATGCAGGAAATAGCAATTGGACAAACCCTATTTAGTCAGTCTGCAGTGTATGTCATCTCGAAGTTGAGCGAAAATTTTGACATCTGGTCGCGATTGTCAGAGTTGCCGTTTGATGATGATAAAACCATTATCCTAGTAGAAAGCAAACTTGATAAACGAACAAAAACCTATAAATGGTTGCAAAAAACTGCCAAAACTCAAGAATTTTTGCCGCTCAGTGACCGCCAAAAACCGCAGCTTATATCTTGGTGTGAAGTGCAGGCTCGTGAGCGCAGTTATAAGCTGACGCGCACACAAATAGGAACGTTGATTGACCGTTTGGGGTTTGACCAGTTGCGACTCAGTAATTTTTTGGATCAATTGTCGCTCGTGGAGGAGATTACTGATGAGTTGATTGATCAGTTAGTGCCACTGGCAAGATCAGAAAACGTGTTTGATTTGTTTGTTGCTGCTTTGTCGAAGGATTATGAAACGGTGCACAATATCATCAGTTACCTGGAGTCAGAAAGTGGCGTAGACGGCGCCTACCAGACGATGGGACTATTGGCCTCGCAAGCAACTAACATGGCGGCATTGGTGCTGGCAGGCGGTGATAATAAAACGGTGGCAGCCGATTTATCGGTCAATCCATATGTATTGCAGCGCTTGTCCTCGTCAGCTCGGACCGTTGACATTGAACATCTCAGGCGGATTAACGATGCGTTGTTTCAGGCAGACCTTCAGATGAAAACGACCGGGGTTAATCCGTGGTTACTGATAGAAACGGCTTTAGTAAGTTTGTAG